ACCGATGCGCCGGGTAGAGCGGGGTTGGGGCGGGGGTAGCGTTGGCCTGGTGATGGGGATTGGGGGACGGGTTCTTTTGGGAACGGTGGGGGTGAAGGTGTTGGGGCGGAGGGGGGTTTGGGTGGGGCTCTTTGAGACTGGCTTGAGAGTGGGATAAGGGTCCAGGCCTCTGAGGAGGATGGTGCGAGCGCACCAGGGGCAGGCTTTGAGGTGAGGGGAGAACTCATGGCGCGGGTTGACGGTGCAGGTGCTTAGGGATTGGCCGAGGTCGCGGAGGGCCTGCTGCCATTCTTTGGGCGCTGGGCGGGAGGCTGGGTGGGTGTGGCCCTGGATGAAGGCTCGGAAGAAGAGGCCCTGAAGGGTGGGCGGGAGCATGTCAAAGGGCGGCGCGGAGGGCATGGGGAGGATGCGTTGGTCGATGGTGGGGGCGTAGGGATAGTCGTTGTTGGCGATGCGGAGGTGGAGGGATGGAGCCTCGCCGCGGGCCTGCCAGATGCCGGAGTATGGGTGGACGCCTTCCATGACGAGGAGGAAGATGAGGACGGCGAGGGCGAAGTCGTCGTGCGCGGGGGCGCGGTCGACGCGGGTGAGGTCGAGGCCGTGGAGTTCGGGGGCGAGGTACTCGGGTTTGGCGACGGTGCAGCGGAAGGGGCCGGCTTGCATGGAGTCACAGTCGACTAGGGTGACGAGAGCTTGATCGGAGACGAAGAAGTTGCTTTCGTTGATGTCGCCGATGACGTAATGGGCGGCGTGGAGGGAGTCTACGACGGAGGCTATGTTTTCAGCGGTGCGGAGGAGATAGGACCAGGTGAAGTTGGGGGCTTCGAGGGTTCGGCTGGCGGGGTTGTAGAGCTTGAAGAGCTCGCGGTTGCGGGAGAGATCGAGGCGCGGCATGGTGAAGCCGATGCCCTGCCCTGCTGCGTTGAAGAGGACATCCTGGGGCCAGCAGATGGAGACGTGGCCGGCGGATCGCATGGGATCGTGCGGAGGATGGGCGAGCATGGCGCGGAGCTTTTCGAGCCGCTCGGGCGTGGGATGGGAGTAGATTTTGGCGGCGGTGCGGGGGTGGCCTTTGAGGGCGTGGATGGTGGCTTCGCCGCCTTTGCCGATGGGCTCGGCGAGGGTGATAAGATCTCCGGCCTGGGTGCGGAGGATCATGGACGACGCTTTCGGGATTTGGTGGATTGCTTAGACTTTTTCTTTGTGAACTGCTGCGCGGCGGGCGAGGGCTTGTTCCAGGAGCTGGAGAGTGGTTCTGGGGCGGGTGTTGGGGTGGCGGTGGGAGCAGGTTGGGGAGTGGGCTTTTGTGGTGCTGCTATGGGAGTGGCTGGTTCGGATGCGGGCGGTTCTGGGGTGGCTGGCTCACTTGCTGCTGGTTCGCGGACGGCGAGGATGAGGGTCTTGTCATCGTCTGTGAGGGCATTGACGCGGGCGGAGGTGAGGATGGCCTCGAGTTCCTGGACGGCTTGATTGTGGGTGGCTTCGGGGGCGGCGACGTAGTCGAAGAGGGGGTGGAAGAAGGCGGGGTGGGCGGTGTTGGTGGCGTGATGGAGGGCGAGGACCTCGACTCCGTCTGTGAAGAGGGCGAGGGCGGCGATGCCTGAGGCGGGGAGGATGGTGAGGACGGCGGCCTGGAGGTAGTTGTCGCCGGTGAGAAAGTCGGTCTCGTTGATGTACTCGGAGAGCCTGGGGTGGGAGAGGACGTGGAGGTCGCCGGTGGGGCTGCGGGAGACGATGGCGCCATCGCCAAGCTGGATGAGGGCGATGTGGTCCGGGGTGAGGATCGCGACGAGGAGGGTGGTGGCGAGATCGCGGAGGGGCTTGGTTTTGGCCAGGGTTTGGAGGGACTTGCGGGCGTGGGTGAGGGTCTGGGTGAGGAGGGTTCGCCAGGCGGCCTCAGTTTGAGGGATTGTGGTGAGTTGCGTGGTGAGGTGGTGGATGGCGGCTCGGACGGCGGTGGTGGAGCCTTCACGGGCGCGGAGGGCGGAGCCGGCACCATCGGCTACGGCGAGGAGGGTGATGGCGTTGGGGAGGGTCGCCTCTGCCTGGGCGTCCTGGCAGAGGAGGCCCGACTGCTGGTGGCTGGAGCCGGTGATGGATGCGGCGAGGACGCGCCAGGTCTGCATGGAGGGCTAGGCGGGTGAGCCGAAGGTGACGGCGGGGAGCGCGGTCTGCTCGTCGGCCTTGCTGCGGGAGATGCCTTTCTGGCTGGCGGAGACCCAGAGGAAGAGCTCGCGGAAGGAGAGCCCGTCGAGCTTGAGGACGCGATCCGTGATGGCTTTGAGGGTGTCCATGTCTGCGTCGCCTACGCCTACGGCGAAGAAGGTGAGGCCGCGTGCGGCGGTCTCGCGGCGGACTACGGCGGCGGCTTGCAGCCACTCGTCCGTGGGGGTGCCGTCTGTGATGAGGAAGACCCAGGGCTGGTAGTAGGAGAGGCCGGCTGCCTTGTACTCGGCTTTGCGGATGTTGATCATGCGGACACCTTCGTACATGGCTTCGCCCATGGGGGTGCCACCGCCGGTGGTGAGGAC
This region of Granulicella tundricola MP5ACTX9 genomic DNA includes:
- a CDS encoding helix-hairpin-helix domain-containing protein, translating into MILRTQAGDLITLAEPIGKGGEATIHALKGHPRTAAKIYSHPTPERLEKLRAMLAHPPHDPMRSAGHVSICWPQDVLFNAAGQGIGFTMPRLDLSRNRELFKLYNPASRTLEAPNFTWSYLLRTAENIASVVDSLHAAHYVIGDINESNFFVSDQALVTLVDCDSMQAGPFRCTVAKPEYLAPELHGLDLTRVDRAPAHDDFALAVLIFLLVMEGVHPYSGIWQARGEAPSLHLRIANNDYPYAPTIDQRILPMPSAPPFDMLPPTLQGLFFRAFIQGHTHPASRPAPKEWQQALRDLGQSLSTCTVNPRHEFSPHLKACPWCARTILLRGLDPYPTLKPVSKSPTQTPLRPNTFTPTVPKRTRPPIPITRPTLPPPQPRSTRRIGLSIVFASIVSAAVTLWLAFNLLANLLLDFAAAACLLAALFGLLLNLRRFRLIRAFIDLCLALYTLAAIIRPPAIPAFILIPLSALATYFAARSLLLQLRPRMELQTQKSRVLAAESLLIVALVIPPTATLALAQLTATHAQFLKAQSKAAHTWLTQSLEVF
- a CDS encoding PP2C family serine/threonine-protein phosphatase; its protein translation is MQTWRVLAASITGSSHQQSGLLCQDAQAEATLPNAITLLAVADGAGSALRAREGSTTAVRAAIHHLTTQLTTIPQTEAAWRTLLTQTLTHARKSLQTLAKTKPLRDLATTLLVAILTPDHIALIQLGDGAIVSRSPTGDLHVLSHPRLSEYINETDFLTGDNYLQAAVLTILPASGIAALALFTDGVEVLALHHATNTAHPAFFHPLFDYVAAPEATHNQAVQELEAILTSARVNALTDDDKTLILAVREPAASEPATPEPPASEPATPIAAPQKPTPQPAPTATPTPAPEPLSSSWNKPSPAAQQFTKKKSKQSTKSRKRRP
- a CDS encoding vWA domain-containing protein, translated to MLNLEFATNPDPRCACIFLLDTSGSMKGAPIDALNEGLRSFEHDIQDDALARRRVEIAIITFGGITRQIQPWVSAGAFQAPVLTTGGGTPMGEAMYEGVRMINIRKAEYKAAGLSYYQPWVFLITDGTPTDEWLQAAAVVRRETAARGLTFFAVGVGDADMDTLKAITDRVLKLDGLSFRELFLWVSASQKGISRSKADEQTALPAVTFGSPA